A section of the Flavobacteriales bacterium genome encodes:
- a CDS encoding ATP-binding cassette domain-containing protein, producing the protein MSEKILNALLQLFAIIARADAGAGSGRPAGRLMLERFLRQQFTGEQVEEHLARFDAHVDAFHNQGGEGRSGRKRLSVNSVRVLRICVQVNEELTQRQKFIVLMHLLEFIHAGGVAGQEQEFVNTVAETFNIGREDFERCQAFVAQAAGERVDSPHLLYADAAVENGLSKARHLHAHLEGELRVLHVPNVNLYMARYLGQDRVLLNGQPMSGRHHYVLSNGASIRPPHGRPIYYSDILGSFMKGRQRDALVFKAERITYAFPNGRVGLHELDLAETSGKLVGIMGGSGSGKSTLLNVLNGNLRPTTGHVTINGVDVHREAGRIRGVIGHVSQDDLLIEELSVYQNLFYNAKLCFGDLSDAQIGDRVLKLLQQLGLYDTKDLKVGSPLEKTISGGQRKRLNIALELIREPSVLFVDEPTSGLSSRDSENIMDLLKELALRGRIVFVVIHQPSSDIFKLFDRLLLIDQEGYPVYYGDPVESVVYFKRVTGQVNSDVGQCRACGNVNPEQIFNILEAKLVDEYGMETDQRRISPEAWNEVFRAQMEGRMAQAPEVRSVPRSTFKAPGWLVQLKVFFTRDILAKLANRQYVLINLLEAPVLAFVMAFFLRYHGAGEEGTAYIYRANDNIPQYLFIAVIVSLFLGLTVAAEEIIRDRKILQREKFLALNRNSYLLSKIAILFLISAIQSLLFVVVGDRVLGIRDMAFVHWALLFSTSCFANVLGLNVSASFNSAKVIYIVIPVLIIPQLLFSGIIVRFDKLHPWFSSQQSVPWIGNVMASRWAYEGLAVTQYVDNAYERQFYALDQRMKTANWKKDLWVRELQHRVSNLRGTGTDATKVEQRQRDLDLLLNELRAEAARVSGLVVPELRMEADGRVDEAALNAVDGLLNDLTIHYRRMYKEAERSKEQLISELTADPEARERYFALLDAHRNESLAEFVTNKNDVNVIAVDRGTLVRKSDPIYLEARGMGFFGAHFYAPAKWLGTVRIPTFWANMAVLWLMSLAFAIALRMEVFPWLVQRLSSRSSGA; encoded by the coding sequence ATGAGCGAGAAGATCCTCAACGCACTGCTGCAACTGTTCGCCATCATCGCGCGGGCCGATGCCGGCGCCGGTTCGGGCCGGCCTGCCGGGCGCCTCATGCTGGAACGCTTCCTGCGCCAGCAGTTCACCGGGGAACAGGTGGAGGAACACCTCGCCCGTTTCGATGCCCATGTGGACGCCTTCCACAACCAGGGAGGCGAGGGCCGCTCCGGTCGCAAGCGCCTCTCGGTGAACTCCGTCCGCGTGCTGCGCATCTGTGTGCAGGTGAACGAGGAGCTCACCCAGCGACAGAAGTTCATCGTGCTCATGCACCTGCTGGAGTTCATCCATGCCGGTGGCGTGGCCGGGCAGGAGCAGGAGTTCGTCAACACGGTGGCCGAGACCTTCAACATCGGCCGCGAGGATTTCGAGCGGTGCCAGGCCTTCGTGGCACAGGCCGCTGGTGAGCGTGTCGACTCCCCGCATCTGCTTTACGCCGATGCGGCAGTGGAGAACGGGCTTTCGAAGGCCCGCCACCTGCATGCCCATCTGGAAGGGGAGCTCCGTGTCCTCCACGTGCCCAACGTGAACCTGTACATGGCGCGCTACCTCGGGCAGGACCGGGTGCTGCTGAACGGGCAGCCCATGAGCGGTCGCCATCACTACGTGCTCAGCAACGGTGCGTCGATCAGGCCCCCGCACGGCCGCCCGATCTACTACAGCGACATCCTCGGCAGCTTCATGAAGGGGCGCCAGCGCGACGCGCTCGTGTTCAAGGCCGAACGCATCACCTACGCCTTTCCCAACGGACGCGTGGGCCTGCACGAACTGGACCTGGCCGAGACCAGCGGGAAGCTCGTCGGCATCATGGGCGGCAGTGGCAGCGGAAAGAGCACGCTGCTCAACGTGCTGAACGGGAACCTGAGGCCCACCACCGGACACGTCACCATCAACGGGGTGGATGTGCACAGGGAGGCCGGCCGCATCCGCGGGGTCATCGGTCATGTGAGCCAGGACGACCTGCTCATCGAGGAGCTCTCGGTGTACCAGAACCTCTTCTACAACGCCAAGCTCTGTTTCGGTGACCTCTCCGACGCGCAGATCGGTGACCGTGTGCTCAAGCTCCTTCAGCAGCTGGGGCTATACGATACCAAGGACCTCAAGGTCGGCTCGCCGTTGGAGAAAACGATCAGCGGCGGCCAGCGCAAGCGCCTGAACATCGCCCTTGAGCTGATCCGCGAACCCAGCGTCCTTTTCGTGGATGAGCCCACGAGCGGCCTCAGCTCCCGCGATTCGGAGAACATCATGGACCTGCTCAAGGAGCTGGCGCTCCGCGGGCGCATCGTGTTCGTGGTGATCCACCAGCCCAGCTCGGACATCTTCAAGCTCTTCGACCGCCTCCTGCTCATCGATCAAGAGGGGTATCCCGTGTACTATGGTGACCCGGTGGAATCGGTGGTGTACTTCAAGCGTGTCACCGGGCAGGTGAACAGCGATGTGGGCCAGTGCAGGGCCTGTGGCAACGTGAACCCCGAGCAGATCTTCAACATCCTGGAGGCGAAGCTGGTGGACGAGTACGGCATGGAGACCGACCAGCGCCGCATCAGCCCCGAGGCCTGGAACGAGGTCTTCAGGGCGCAGATGGAGGGGCGCATGGCGCAGGCACCCGAGGTGCGCAGTGTGCCCCGGAGCACCTTCAAGGCACCGGGCTGGCTCGTGCAGCTCAAGGTGTTCTTCACCCGGGACATCCTTGCGAAGCTGGCCAACCGCCAGTACGTCCTCATCAATCTGCTGGAGGCCCCGGTGCTCGCCTTCGTCATGGCCTTCTTCCTTCGCTATCACGGGGCGGGGGAGGAGGGCACCGCCTACATCTACCGCGCCAACGACAACATCCCGCAATACCTCTTCATCGCCGTCATCGTCTCGCTCTTCCTGGGCCTCACCGTGGCCGCCGAGGAGATCATCCGCGACCGGAAGATCCTGCAGCGCGAGAAGTTCCTGGCCTTGAACCGCAACAGCTACCTGCTCAGCAAGATCGCCATCCTGTTCCTCATCTCCGCGATCCAATCGCTGCTCTTCGTGGTGGTCGGCGATCGCGTGCTGGGGATCCGGGACATGGCCTTCGTGCACTGGGCGCTCCTGTTCAGCACCAGCTGCTTCGCGAACGTGCTCGGCCTCAACGTGAGCGCGAGCTTCAACAGCGCGAAGGTCATCTACATCGTGATCCCCGTGCTGATCATTCCGCAGCTCCTCTTCTCGGGCATCATCGTGCGCTTCGACAAGCTCCACCCCTGGTTCTCCTCCCAACAGAGCGTTCCATGGATCGGCAACGTGATGGCCAGCCGCTGGGCGTACGAGGGGCTCGCGGTCACGCAGTACGTCGACAATGCCTACGAGCGTCAGTTCTATGCGCTGGACCAGCGCATGAAGACCGCCAATTGGAAGAAGGACCTGTGGGTGCGGGAGCTGCAGCACCGCGTGTCCAACCTGCGCGGCACGGGGACCGATGCCACGAAGGTCGAACAGCGCCAGCGCGATCTGGACCTCCTCCTCAACGAACTGCGGGCGGAGGCCGCACGGGTCAGCGGACTGGTGGTGCCGGAGCTCCGGATGGAGGCTGACGGGCGGGTGGATGAAGCGGCCCTCAACGCCGTGGACGGGCTGCTGAACGACCTCACCATCCACTACCGTCGCATGTACAAGGAGGCCGAGCGGTCCAAGGAGCAGCTCATCTCCGAGCTCACTGCGGATCCCGAGGCCCGGGAGCGCTACTTCGCCCTGCTGGACGCCCACCGCAACGAGAGCCTGGCCGAGTTCGTCACCAACAAGAACGATGTGAACGTCATTGCCGTGGACCGGGGAACCCTGGTCCGCAAGAGCGATCCCATCTACCTGGAGGCCCGGGGCATGGGCTTCTTCGGAGCCCACTTCTACGCACCCGCGAAATGGCTGGGTACGGTCCGGATCCCGACCTTCTGGGCCAACATGGCCGTGCTGTGGCTGATGTCGCTGGCGTTCGCGATCGCGCTCCGGATGGAGGTGTTCCCCTGGCTCGTTCAGCGGCTGTCAAGCCGTTCCTCGGGCGCCTAG
- a CDS encoding choice-of-anchor L domain-containing protein — MRGFLLVLVVVALGPVRAQLVLTNTQTPAQLVQNVLLGGGVTASNITFNGLPGNTVSTQAGEFNSANANVGIPAGVILATGGITNALGPNDSGSSSVPVTGFSVQDPDLLLLAQQSQPSIQDVNDCAVLEFDFVPTGDSLKFNFVFASEEYLEFVNSINDAFGFFLSGPGINGPFSNNAINIALIPGTTDPVTINTVNDVVNPQYYVVNGTGTNAPYNSNPFYVQYDGLTVVMQALAQVICGETYHIKLVVGDANDQVWDSAVFLEAGSFQSNQLAIVGEVVSGGIDSLFYEGCGTASLFLVRGGPLVDPDTVDILIGGTATEGADFTAVPDQVIFQPGQDSINVQFSAILDAVTEGQESIVLMVINETACGGDTVSLVILIEEAPPIDVVLSNDITIQCVDSTFLSATVSGGFGNYTLDWDQGVPDGQLGGWVAPTQTTTYTLTVTDDCGVVTQSDQVTVTVPVPQPLVVTIQNDVVVLCPETPVQLTAAVQGGTPGYTYAWSGGLGTLPTVQVAPATTASWSVTVTDLCGEDTTDLVTVTVAYDTVRVSIAPDTVICIGDTAVLRALPVLGLEPYSYLWEPGGTADTLAAHPNSNTIYTLTVTDACGITATDQSGLGVNAPMASFAVDGTYWVNNAPIFFMDLSLGATQWWWDFGAAGLESQDKNPEVIYPEPGLYEVQLVIADTLGCRDSTSRTLLVDPEFHLYIPNSFTPNGDGYNETFQAMGTGVKEFWIRVHDRWGATLFEANEVGLAWDGTVNGSVLPTGVYVYRYRVKAIAGDVKEGFGHITLMR, encoded by the coding sequence ATGCGTGGCTTTCTGCTCGTCCTGGTCGTTGTGGCGCTCGGCCCGGTACGCGCACAGTTGGTGCTGACCAACACCCAGACCCCGGCACAGCTGGTGCAGAACGTCCTCCTGGGCGGTGGGGTCACGGCCAGCAACATCACCTTCAACGGCCTCCCCGGCAACACGGTATCCACCCAGGCCGGTGAGTTCAACAGTGCGAACGCCAACGTCGGTATTCCGGCCGGTGTGATCCTGGCCACGGGCGGCATCACCAATGCCCTCGGCCCGAACGATTCGGGGAGCTCATCGGTGCCCGTCACCGGCTTCAGCGTTCAGGATCCCGACCTGCTCCTGCTCGCGCAACAGAGCCAGCCCTCCATCCAGGACGTGAACGATTGTGCGGTGCTTGAGTTCGACTTCGTGCCCACCGGGGATTCGCTGAAGTTCAATTTCGTCTTCGCCTCGGAGGAATACCTCGAGTTCGTCAACAGCATCAACGATGCGTTCGGTTTCTTCCTGAGCGGGCCCGGCATCAACGGACCCTTCAGCAACAACGCCATCAACATCGCCCTCATCCCGGGCACTACCGATCCGGTGACGATCAACACCGTGAACGATGTGGTGAACCCGCAGTATTATGTGGTCAATGGGACCGGTACGAACGCCCCCTATAACAGCAACCCGTTCTATGTGCAGTACGATGGGCTCACCGTGGTGATGCAGGCCCTGGCGCAGGTGATCTGCGGGGAGACTTACCACATCAAGCTCGTCGTGGGCGATGCCAATGACCAGGTTTGGGACAGCGCGGTCTTCCTGGAGGCCGGCAGCTTTCAAAGCAACCAGTTGGCCATCGTGGGCGAGGTGGTCTCCGGTGGCATCGACAGCCTGTTCTACGAGGGCTGCGGAACCGCATCGCTCTTTCTGGTGCGCGGCGGTCCGCTCGTGGACCCCGATACGGTGGACATCCTGATCGGCGGTACAGCCACGGAAGGCGCGGACTTCACCGCCGTGCCCGATCAGGTGATCTTCCAACCCGGACAGGACTCCATCAACGTGCAGTTCAGCGCCATCCTCGATGCCGTCACCGAGGGGCAGGAATCGATCGTGCTGATGGTGATCAACGAGACCGCCTGTGGGGGTGATACGGTGTCCCTGGTGATCCTGATCGAAGAGGCGCCACCGATCGATGTGGTGTTGAGCAACGATATCACCATCCAATGCGTGGACAGCACCTTCCTGTCCGCCACGGTCTCCGGAGGGTTCGGGAACTACACCCTGGACTGGGACCAGGGTGTGCCGGACGGCCAGCTCGGAGGGTGGGTCGCTCCGACCCAGACCACCACGTACACCCTGACGGTGACCGACGATTGTGGCGTCGTGACGCAGAGCGATCAGGTGACCGTCACCGTACCTGTTCCACAGCCGCTCGTGGTGACCATCCAGAACGATGTCGTGGTGCTCTGTCCGGAAACACCGGTGCAGTTGACCGCGGCGGTGCAGGGTGGTACCCCGGGATACACCTACGCCTGGAGCGGCGGCCTGGGCACGCTTCCGACGGTGCAGGTGGCACCGGCCACCACGGCCAGTTGGTCGGTGACCGTCACCGATCTGTGCGGGGAGGACACCACCGATCTGGTCACCGTCACCGTGGCCTACGACACGGTGCGGGTGAGCATCGCGCCCGATACGGTGATCTGCATCGGCGACACGGCGGTCCTTCGCGCACTGCCGGTCCTGGGCCTCGAACCGTACAGCTACCTGTGGGAGCCGGGGGGCACGGCCGACACGCTGGCGGCCCACCCCAACAGCAACACCATCTACACCCTCACGGTCACCGATGCGTGCGGCATCACGGCCACCGACCAGAGCGGGCTGGGGGTCAATGCGCCCATGGCCTCGTTCGCCGTGGACGGCACCTATTGGGTGAACAACGCCCCCATCTTTTTCATGGACCTATCGCTGGGGGCCACGCAGTGGTGGTGGGACTTCGGCGCCGCCGGACTGGAAAGCCAGGACAAGAACCCCGAGGTCATCTACCCTGAGCCGGGGCTGTATGAGGTGCAGCTGGTGATCGCCGACACCCTGGGCTGCAGGGACAGCACGTCGCGAACGCTCCTGGTTGACCCGGAGTTCCACCTGTACATCCCCAACAGTTTCACCCCGAACGGTGATGGGTACAACGAGACCTTTCAGGCGATGGGCACAGGGGTCAAGGAGTTCTGGATCCGTGTGCACGACCGCTGGGGCGCCACCCTGTTCGAGGCGAACGAGGTGGGCCTGGCCTGGGATGGGACCGTCAACGGATCGGTGCTGCCCACCGGCGTGTACGTGTACCGCTACCGGGTGAAGGCCATCGCGGGTGATGTCAAGGAGGGCTTTGGCCACATCACCTTGATGCGCTAG
- the priA gene encoding primosomal protein N', whose amino-acid sequence MPRFADVILPAAVPGVFTYALTEDLGPVLPGMRIVVPFGAGRKLYGGLVTRVHDVRPEGRNVRPALSVLDTAPVLAPVHLQLWQRVADHYLCSMGEVMLAALPGPMVLTSETRVTATALTAEHSARTPRAALLLDALEQRPAITLGEAGELLQVKDPIRAMKQLLDEGAVALEEELRSRPVERLVRHVELAPEAGDEAALHGWFDRLARAPRQLALLMKGIELGRWLDNGGGPVAEARLLKAAGAERKHVEELVRKGLFTVTERPADRPPARPGSGSPTLSPAQATCLAEIDAALRDHRCCLLQGVTGSGKTEVYAHLIERAVDQGGQVLYLLPEIALTTQLIARLRARFGDRVSVFHSRLSARQRADLWSGIHRDPSAHLIVVGARSALFLPFHHLRLIIVDEEHDPSYKQQDPSPRYNARDMALVLGELMNAPVVLGSATPSMETMYNARQGKYGHTRLLERFGDSVLPSVELIDLREAHKRKRMQGHFTPELLEAVQRTVERRDQVILFQNRRGYAPVWQCEQCAHVPNCAHCDVSLTYHKRSHELRCHYCGRGYPPPTACPSCGSRRLKMIGLGTERIEEELAVALPEVRVARLDQDTARGKNAVERLMHDFAEGRIDVLVGTQMVTKGLDMERVNTVGILSADRLLRFPDFRAHERAFQLMGQVAGRSGRRGVQGRVLIQAFDVAHPVLGHVLTHDVDGFYARELGHRQAHGYPPFSRLVRFTLKHRSEERVEQAARTLVDLLRPDLGDRVLGPETPAVAWVRDQHIRNVLVKLARGAYAREKERVRTALERLSDALPQGRVRLIVDVDPA is encoded by the coding sequence ATGCCGCGCTTTGCTGATGTCATCCTGCCTGCGGCCGTTCCGGGCGTGTTCACGTACGCCTTGACGGAGGATCTCGGCCCGGTGTTGCCCGGCATGCGCATCGTGGTACCCTTTGGCGCAGGGCGGAAGCTCTACGGCGGCTTGGTGACGCGGGTGCATGACGTCCGGCCCGAGGGACGGAACGTTCGCCCTGCGCTCAGTGTGCTCGACACCGCGCCGGTGCTGGCCCCGGTACACCTGCAGCTCTGGCAGCGCGTGGCCGATCACTACCTGTGCTCGATGGGTGAGGTGATGCTCGCCGCCCTGCCCGGCCCGATGGTGCTGACGAGCGAAACGCGGGTGACGGCCACGGCCCTCACGGCCGAGCATTCGGCCCGGACACCGAGGGCGGCCCTGTTGCTGGATGCGCTCGAGCAGCGGCCCGCGATCACCTTGGGCGAAGCAGGCGAACTGCTTCAGGTGAAGGATCCGATCCGCGCCATGAAGCAGTTGCTCGACGAAGGGGCCGTGGCGCTGGAGGAGGAGCTGCGGTCGCGCCCTGTGGAACGTCTGGTACGTCATGTGGAACTGGCGCCGGAGGCCGGTGACGAGGCCGCGCTGCACGGCTGGTTCGACCGGCTTGCACGAGCCCCCAGGCAGTTGGCGCTGCTGATGAAGGGCATCGAGCTGGGTCGCTGGCTGGACAACGGGGGCGGGCCTGTGGCCGAAGCGCGCCTGCTGAAGGCCGCCGGCGCCGAACGGAAACACGTGGAGGAATTGGTGCGCAAGGGTCTGTTCACCGTGACCGAACGGCCGGCGGACCGCCCACCGGCACGACCGGGGAGCGGCTCCCCCACCCTCTCGCCGGCCCAGGCCACCTGCCTGGCGGAGATCGACGCCGCCTTGCGCGACCATCGCTGCTGCCTGCTCCAGGGGGTCACCGGCTCGGGCAAGACCGAGGTGTACGCGCATCTCATCGAACGTGCCGTCGACCAGGGCGGCCAGGTGCTGTACCTGCTGCCGGAGATCGCGCTCACCACCCAGCTCATCGCCCGGCTCCGCGCGCGCTTCGGCGATCGCGTCAGCGTGTTCCACAGCCGCCTCAGCGCCCGCCAGCGTGCCGATCTGTGGAGCGGCATCCACCGCGATCCGTCGGCGCATCTCATCGTGGTGGGCGCGCGTTCGGCGCTCTTCCTTCCCTTCCATCACCTGCGGCTGATCATCGTGGACGAGGAGCACGACCCGTCCTACAAGCAGCAGGACCCCTCGCCGCGCTACAATGCCCGGGACATGGCCCTGGTGCTCGGCGAGCTCATGAACGCGCCCGTGGTGCTGGGCTCCGCCACCCCGTCCATGGAGACGATGTACAACGCACGACAGGGGAAGTACGGCCACACCCGATTGCTCGAACGCTTCGGCGACAGCGTGCTGCCCAGCGTGGAGCTGATCGACCTGCGTGAGGCCCACAAGCGCAAACGCATGCAGGGGCACTTCACGCCCGAACTGCTGGAGGCCGTGCAGCGCACCGTGGAGCGGCGCGATCAGGTGATCCTGTTCCAGAACAGGCGCGGCTACGCCCCGGTGTGGCAGTGCGAGCAATGTGCGCACGTGCCGAACTGCGCGCATTGTGACGTGAGCCTCACCTACCACAAGCGGAGCCACGAACTCCGTTGCCACTATTGCGGCCGGGGCTACCCACCCCCCACGGCCTGCCCGTCGTGTGGCAGCCGCAGGCTGAAGATGATCGGCCTCGGCACCGAGCGCATCGAGGAGGAGCTGGCCGTGGCCCTGCCCGAGGTGCGTGTGGCCCGGCTCGACCAGGACACCGCACGCGGCAAGAACGCCGTCGAGCGGCTCATGCACGACTTCGCGGAAGGGCGGATCGACGTGCTCGTCGGCACCCAGATGGTGACCAAGGGGCTCGACATGGAGCGGGTGAACACCGTGGGCATCCTCAGCGCCGACCGATTGCTCCGCTTTCCTGACTTCCGCGCGCATGAACGGGCCTTCCAGCTCATGGGCCAGGTGGCGGGCCGCAGCGGCCGACGCGGTGTGCAGGGGAGGGTGCTCATCCAGGCGTTCGATGTGGCCCATCCCGTGCTCGGGCACGTGCTCACCCACGATGTCGACGGCTTCTACGCCCGCGAACTGGGCCATCGCCAGGCCCATGGCTACCCGCCCTTCTCCCGACTGGTGCGCTTCACCCTGAAGCACCGTTCCGAGGAGCGGGTGGAACAGGCCGCGCGTACGCTGGTGGACCTGCTTCGTCCCGACCTGGGTGATCGGGTCCTGGGGCCGGAGACGCCGGCGGTGGCCTGGGTGCGGGACCAGCACATCCGGAACGTGCTGGTGAAACTGGCCCGCGGGGCCTATGCCCGCGAAAAGGAACGCGTACGCACCGCCTTGGAGCGCCTGTCGGACGCACTGCCGCAAGGACGGGTGCGGCTGATCGTGGATGTGGACCCGGCCTGA
- a CDS encoding RluA family pseudouridine synthase — MLWSDARLLAVHKPAGMPVQPDPTGTPDLLCALRAIHPGEAIGLPHRLDRPVSGVVLFSRTTEALQALNRLFQERAVQKTYLAVVTGAVDGDLTLEHTLLHDTKARRARVSDRGVPVSLELRPLMRGDRYTLVEVRPLGGAFHQIRAQLAAAGHPIKGDVKYGARRGERDRSIALHARSIALRHPFTGEALHVEAPVPGTPTWDPWRTIPTA; from the coding sequence GTGCTCTGGTCCGATGCCCGGCTGCTGGCCGTGCACAAGCCTGCAGGCATGCCCGTGCAACCCGACCCCACCGGCACACCCGATCTGCTGTGCGCGTTGCGGGCGATCCATCCCGGCGAGGCCATCGGCCTGCCGCACCGGCTTGACCGCCCCGTGAGCGGGGTGGTGCTGTTCAGCCGGACGACCGAAGCGCTTCAGGCGCTGAACCGGCTCTTCCAGGAGCGGGCCGTTCAGAAGACCTACCTGGCCGTGGTGACCGGTGCCGTGGACGGCGACCTGACGCTTGAGCACACCCTGCTCCACGACACGAAGGCGCGCCGGGCCCGCGTCTCGGACCGCGGCGTGCCGGTATCGCTCGAGCTGCGGCCCCTGATGCGGGGTGATCGCTACACCCTGGTGGAGGTGCGGCCCCTGGGAGGAGCCTTCCATCAGATCCGCGCACAGCTCGCCGCCGCCGGGCATCCCATCAAGGGCGATGTGAAGTATGGTGCGCGGCGCGGGGAGCGCGACCGCTCCATCGCCCTGCACGCGCGGTCGATCGCCCTGCGGCACCCCTTCACTGGGGAGGCGCTGCACGTGGAGGCCCCCGTGCCCGGTACGCCCACCTGGGACCCGTGGCGCACTATTCCAACGGCCTGA
- the panB gene encoding 3-methyl-2-oxobutanoate hydroxymethyltransferase, producing MSEPKDARRVTTHVLQEMKAKGQPIAMLTAYDFSLASLVDAAGIDVILVGDSASNVMAGHETTLPITLDQMIYHASSVVRGCQRALIVVDLPFGTYQGNSKGALNSAIRIMKESGAHAVKLEGGREVIASIERILTAGIPVMGHLGLTPQSIYKFGTYVVRAKEEAEAQRLREDARMLEQAGCFAIVLEKIPAALAAEVARSVSIPVIGIGAGGGVDGQVLVLHDMLGINKAFNPRFLRRYADLHSVITDAVGRYLIDVRSRDFPSADEQY from the coding sequence ATGAGCGAACCGAAGGATGCCCGGCGCGTGACCACCCATGTGCTGCAGGAGATGAAGGCCAAGGGCCAGCCCATCGCCATGCTGACGGCCTACGACTTCAGCCTGGCGAGCCTGGTGGACGCCGCCGGCATCGATGTGATCCTCGTGGGCGACAGCGCCAGCAACGTGATGGCGGGTCATGAGACCACCCTGCCCATCACGCTGGACCAGATGATCTACCACGCCAGCAGTGTGGTGCGGGGCTGCCAGCGCGCCCTCATCGTGGTGGACCTGCCTTTCGGCACCTATCAGGGCAACAGCAAGGGTGCGCTCAACAGCGCCATCCGCATCATGAAGGAGAGCGGTGCCCACGCCGTGAAGCTGGAAGGTGGCCGCGAGGTCATCGCCAGCATCGAGCGCATCCTCACCGCCGGCATCCCGGTGATGGGTCATCTGGGGCTCACGCCGCAGAGCATCTACAAGTTCGGCACCTACGTGGTGCGCGCCAAGGAGGAGGCCGAGGCCCAGCGCCTGCGCGAGGATGCCCGCATGCTGGAGCAGGCGGGCTGCTTCGCCATCGTGCTGGAGAAGATCCCCGCGGCCCTGGCGGCCGAGGTGGCCCGCAGTGTGTCCATTCCGGTGATCGGCATCGGTGCCGGCGGCGGCGTGGATGGACAGGTGCTGGTGCTCCACGACATGCTGGGGATCAACAAGGCCTTCAACCCCCGGTTCCTCCGGCGCTACGCCGACCTGCACAGCGTCATCACCGATGCGGTGGGGCGCTACCTCATCGATGTGCGCTCGCGTGACTTCCCCAGCGCCGACGAGCAGTACTGA
- a CDS encoding DUF4249 family protein gives MARRTIALLLFPAVFAACSTDLEVSAPYKDITVVYGVLSTRAADGTSDETRHYVKINKAFLGEGDALVYAQIADSTEYDDPDFQVAPRVVDLDNNAEFLLNDTMMPREPGVFNSPLHKVYYFDATLDPEHTYAVRMKVRGNEVSAETPIVNPPAYQSGFLQTNSNSKLNLMLGNQYNTVDMDFRSGRDARRYDVSYRVRYAEDRSGVLTEESYTVFLGSVRTNGLNGGEELQVAISGEAFYQNMATVMENDPSITRRIYRGLDILFAAASDEFATYLTLAQPVSGIVEERPEYTNITNGYGLFAGRHFQTAVGVKLGDASLVQLVDGPYTAPFNFCIEGNGPPLGCD, from the coding sequence ATGGCCCGCCGCACCATCGCCCTTCTGCTCTTCCCCGCCGTGTTCGCCGCCTGCAGCACCGACCTGGAGGTGAGCGCTCCGTACAAGGACATCACCGTGGTGTACGGTGTGCTGTCGACCCGGGCCGCCGACGGCACAAGCGACGAGACACGCCACTACGTGAAGATCAACAAGGCCTTCCTGGGCGAGGGCGATGCCCTGGTATACGCGCAGATCGCCGACAGCACCGAGTACGACGACCCCGACTTCCAGGTGGCCCCGCGCGTGGTGGACCTGGACAACAACGCGGAGTTCCTGCTGAACGATACGATGATGCCGCGGGAGCCGGGGGTGTTCAACTCGCCCCTGCACAAGGTGTACTACTTCGACGCCACGCTCGATCCCGAGCACACGTACGCCGTGCGCATGAAGGTGCGCGGCAACGAGGTCAGCGCAGAGACGCCGATCGTGAACCCGCCGGCCTACCAGTCCGGTTTCCTGCAGACCAACAGCAACAGCAAGCTGAACTTGATGCTGGGCAACCAGTACAACACGGTGGACATGGATTTCCGCAGCGGGCGGGACGCGCGGCGCTATGACGTGAGCTACCGCGTGCGGTACGCCGAGGACCGGTCGGGCGTGCTCACCGAGGAGTCGTACACGGTGTTCCTGGGCTCGGTGCGCACCAACGGGCTCAATGGTGGGGAGGAGCTTCAGGTGGCCATCAGCGGCGAGGCGTTCTACCAGAACATGGCGACCGTGATGGAGAACGACCCCTCCATCACCCGGCGGATCTACCGGGGCCTGGACATCCTGTTCGCCGCCGCCAGCGACGAGTTCGCCACCTACCTCACCCTGGCCCAGCCGGTGAGCGGCATCGTGGAGGAGCGCCCCGAGTACACCAACATCACCAACGGCTACGGGCTGTTCGCCGGTCGTCACTTCCAAACGGCCGTGGGCGT